A genomic window from Vagococcus sp. CY52-2 includes:
- a CDS encoding cation:proton antiporter has product MDILLTLGLIILLTKIADSIAMKFGLPSVVGSLIVGILVGPSVFNIIQNNASIELLSHLGVILLMFIAGVESDLKILKKYFKPSLITGLLGVLIPFAVFFFASRSFNYSQDTSLFIGLIFGATSLSIAIQVLKELNFIQTKEGSIIIGSSILDDIIVVILLNLVLNLVNPNTTTADVLPFLFKNVLFFLFIYIFGKFILPIILKGLSYFIVPERDVAFSLIMVFLLSFLADWIGMSDIIGAFFAGILISQTPFAEYVERKVTSITSALFAPVFFVSIGLKLVLDGLGENMLLIIVFSVLAIFTKFIGGFLGGKIEKFDNNSSAIIGASLISRGEMALILIALGLEKGFIDQGMYASLVLVIIFTTVVAPILLKWAIALGDKSKAELDDPVHES; this is encoded by the coding sequence ATGGATATTTTGTTAACTTTAGGGTTAATTATTTTATTGACAAAAATAGCAGATAGCATTGCAATGAAATTTGGACTTCCATCAGTCGTCGGGAGTTTGATTGTTGGGATATTAGTAGGACCATCTGTTTTTAACATCATACAAAACAATGCCTCAATTGAGTTGTTATCCCACTTGGGAGTTATTCTTCTAATGTTTATTGCTGGTGTGGAAAGTGATTTAAAGATATTAAAAAAGTATTTTAAACCTTCTCTCATCACAGGTCTTCTAGGGGTATTAATCCCATTCGCCGTATTTTTCTTTGCTTCAAGGTCGTTTAATTATTCGCAAGACACTTCACTATTTATTGGTCTAATCTTCGGAGCAACTTCTCTAAGCATCGCCATTCAGGTACTCAAAGAGTTAAATTTCATACAAACAAAAGAAGGATCCATTATTATCGGATCATCTATTTTAGACGATATCATCGTCGTTATCTTGTTGAACTTAGTCTTAAATCTAGTCAACCCCAATACAACTACTGCAGATGTATTACCATTTCTTTTTAAAAATGTATTATTCTTCTTATTTATTTATATCTTCGGAAAATTTATTTTACCTATTATTCTTAAAGGGTTGTCATACTTTATCGTTCCAGAACGAGACGTTGCCTTTTCTTTAATCATGGTGTTCTTACTCAGTTTTTTAGCTGATTGGATTGGTATGTCAGATATTATCGGTGCTTTCTTTGCTGGTATTTTAATCTCACAAACACCATTTGCCGAATATGTTGAAAGAAAAGTAACCAGTATTACTTCTGCATTATTTGCCCCAGTATTCTTTGTAAGCATTGGATTAAAACTTGTTTTAGATGGTTTAGGCGAAAACATGTTATTAATCATTGTCTTTAGCGTACTAGCTATCTTTACTAAATTTATCGGTGGGTTCCTTGGAGGGAAAATCGAGAAATTTGATAACAATAGTAGTGCTATTATTGGTGCGAGTCTGATTTCACGTGGCGAGATGGCATTAATCTTGATTGCGTTAGGACTTGAAAAAGGCTTTATCGATCAAGGAATGTATGCGTCTTTAGTTTTAGTCATTATCTTTACCACAGTGGTTGCCCCAATATTGTTGAAATGGGCGATTGCGCTGGGAGATAAATCAAAAGCAGAATTAGACGACCCAGTGCATGAATCTTAA
- the sufC gene encoding Fe-S cluster assembly ATPase SufC, translating into MSVLEIKDLHVSIEEKEILKGVNLTMKTGEIHAIMGPNGTGKSTLSAAIMGNPNYTVTKGEILLDGEDVLEMEVDERARAGLFLAVQYPSEIPGITNAEFMRAAMNAKRADDDKISVMDFLDKLDDKMALLDMPEEMAERYLNEGFSGGEKKRNEILQLLMLEPTFAILDEIDSGLDIDALQVVSKGINEMRGDNFGSLIITHYQRLLNYIVPDVVHIMMDGRVVMTGGADLAKRLEEEGYKGISEELGIDYEENEE; encoded by the coding sequence ATGTCCGTTTTAGAAATAAAGGATTTGCATGTATCAATCGAAGAAAAAGAAATACTAAAAGGTGTTAATTTAACCATGAAAACGGGTGAAATTCATGCCATCATGGGCCCAAACGGAACAGGTAAATCAACTTTATCTGCTGCGATTATGGGAAATCCAAATTATACGGTCACTAAAGGTGAAATTCTTTTAGACGGTGAAGATGTATTAGAAATGGAAGTTGACGAGCGTGCACGTGCTGGTCTATTTTTGGCGGTTCAATACCCGAGTGAAATTCCAGGGATTACAAATGCTGAATTTATGCGCGCGGCAATGAACGCAAAACGTGCTGATGATGACAAAATTTCAGTCATGGACTTTTTAGATAAATTAGATGACAAAATGGCGTTATTAGATATGCCAGAAGAAATGGCTGAACGTTACTTAAACGAAGGATTCTCAGGCGGAGAGAAAAAACGTAATGAAATTCTTCAATTATTAATGTTAGAACCAACGTTTGCGATTTTAGATGAAATCGACTCAGGTCTTGATATTGATGCCTTACAAGTTGTATCAAAAGGAATCAATGAAATGCGTGGCGATAACTTTGGGTCACTTATCATCACTCACTACCAACGACTATTAAATTATATCGTGCCAGATGTGGTTCATATTATGATGGATGGCCGTGTGGTTATGACTGGTGGCGCTGATTTAGCGAAACGTCTTGAAGAAGAAGGATACAAAGGAATCAGTGAAGAATTAGGAATTGATTACGAAGAAAACGAAGAATAA
- the sufD gene encoding Fe-S cluster assembly protein SufD, translating to MKSTNVTDYLDDVTLFSASQEEPQWMLERRKEALNKIDDLELPAIERVKYHRWPLMNVGELNNEVINEEILPSFTELEDNPLIIQGRTTTYFEQMPVELAEQGVIFTDIFTAMKEHSDLVEKYFMTKAVPSDEDKLTAFHTAFLNGGVFLYVPKNVVVKDAFESLFYHQLNDSSAMVKHVLIVADDNSELTYLERFQSVGETAEKLAANIVVEVIARPGAKVKFAAIDRLGKEVNTYLNRRGYIMRDASVDWALGLMSDGNVVADFDSELVGEGSHAEVKVVAIATGRQIQGIDTRVTNRASHSIGHILQHGVIREKSTLTFNGIGHIIKGAKGADAQQESRVLMLSDKARGDANPILLIDEFEVTAGHAASAGRLDPEELYYLMSRGLPQKEAERLVTRGFLGSVITSIPVKSVQEEFVQVIDRKLAD from the coding sequence ATGAAATCTACAAATGTAACTGATTATCTTGACGACGTGACATTATTTTCAGCTAGTCAGGAAGAACCACAATGGATGTTAGAACGTCGTAAAGAGGCGTTAAATAAAATCGATGACTTAGAATTACCAGCAATCGAACGAGTCAAATACCATCGTTGGCCTTTAATGAATGTTGGCGAGTTAAACAATGAAGTGATAAATGAAGAAATCTTGCCTTCTTTTACAGAACTAGAAGATAACCCATTAATCATTCAAGGTCGCACAACGACTTATTTTGAACAAATGCCAGTCGAATTAGCTGAACAAGGCGTGATTTTTACTGATATTTTTACCGCAATGAAAGAGCACAGCGACTTAGTTGAAAAATATTTCATGACAAAAGCTGTGCCAAGTGACGAAGATAAATTAACTGCGTTCCATACAGCCTTTTTAAACGGCGGGGTATTTTTATACGTGCCCAAAAATGTGGTCGTGAAAGACGCATTTGAGTCATTATTTTATCACCAATTAAACGACAGCAGTGCCATGGTAAAACATGTCTTAATCGTAGCGGATGACAACAGTGAGTTAACTTACTTGGAAAGATTCCAATCAGTTGGCGAAACAGCTGAAAAATTAGCAGCAAATATCGTGGTTGAAGTGATTGCTAGACCAGGAGCAAAAGTAAAATTTGCTGCTATTGACCGTCTAGGAAAAGAAGTCAACACGTACTTAAATCGTCGAGGCTACATTATGCGTGATGCGAGTGTGGACTGGGCGTTAGGGTTAATGAGTGACGGAAATGTTGTCGCTGATTTTGACTCAGAACTTGTGGGCGAAGGCTCTCATGCGGAAGTGAAAGTTGTCGCCATTGCAACAGGTCGTCAAATACAAGGAATCGACACACGTGTAACAAACAGAGCGTCACATTCAATTGGTCACATCTTACAACATGGTGTGATTCGTGAGAAAAGTACGTTAACCTTTAACGGAATTGGTCACATTATCAAAGGGGCAAAAGGTGCAGACGCACAACAAGAAAGTCGTGTGTTAATGTTATCTGATAAAGCGCGTGGTGACGCGAACCCGATTTTATTAATTGATGAATTTGAAGTAACAGCAGGACACGCAGCAAGTGCTGGTCGTCTTGACCCAGAAGAATTATATTATTTAATGAGTAGAGGACTTCCTCAAAAAGAAGCAGAAAGATTGGTAACACGTGGATTCTTAGGGTCTGTGATTACGTCAATCCCGGTTAAATCTGTTCAAGAGGAGTTTGTTCAAGTAATTGATAGAAAGCTGGCTGATTAA
- a CDS encoding cysteine desulfurase, translated as MTVSKRKQDFPILFQQVNDEPLVYLDNAASTHVPTPVINDLVTYMQTSHANVHRGVHTLAERATSQYEAARETVRAFIDASSVKEVLFTRGTTTGLNWVARSLGELVVEPGDKIVISRMEHHSNIVPWQELAKRKQAELIYIDLTEDGELDMADAKEKIVSGVKIVSIAHASNVLGVVNPVKDLAKLAHEVGAVMVVDGAQSTPHMKISVQELDCDFYAFSGHKMCAPTGIGVLYGKQTWLEKMSPVEFGGEMIDFVYDDYSTWAELPYKFEAGTPNISGAIGLASAIKYLEEIGLDTITKHEQELVEYVLPKLLAIDGFELYGPREARKHTGVIAFNIKGVHPHDLATALDMQGVAIRAGHHCAQPLLRYLAVHSTARASFYFYNTKEDADSLVESIIAAKEFFSDGFI; from the coding sequence ATGACTGTATCTAAACGCAAACAAGATTTTCCAATTCTTTTTCAACAAGTAAATGATGAGCCACTTGTCTATTTAGACAACGCTGCGTCAACACATGTGCCAACACCTGTGATCAATGATTTGGTGACGTATATGCAAACCAGTCATGCGAATGTGCATCGTGGCGTGCATACATTGGCAGAACGTGCGACAAGTCAATATGAAGCAGCACGAGAAACCGTGCGAGCATTTATTGATGCGAGTAGTGTGAAAGAAGTGTTGTTTACACGAGGGACGACAACAGGACTAAACTGGGTGGCACGTTCACTTGGTGAGTTAGTTGTTGAGCCAGGTGATAAAATTGTGATTAGTCGCATGGAACATCATTCAAACATTGTACCGTGGCAAGAATTAGCCAAACGCAAACAAGCTGAACTCATCTACATTGATTTGACTGAAGACGGTGAGTTGGATATGGCTGATGCGAAAGAAAAAATCGTATCAGGTGTGAAAATTGTGTCGATTGCCCATGCATCGAATGTCTTAGGTGTGGTGAATCCTGTCAAAGACTTAGCGAAACTGGCTCATGAAGTCGGTGCTGTAATGGTCGTTGATGGCGCGCAATCAACGCCACACATGAAGATTTCAGTACAAGAATTGGATTGTGACTTTTATGCCTTTAGTGGTCATAAAATGTGTGCGCCAACTGGGATTGGTGTGTTGTATGGCAAACAAACGTGGCTTGAAAAAATGTCACCCGTTGAGTTTGGTGGTGAGATGATAGATTTTGTCTATGATGATTACAGCACATGGGCAGAGTTGCCATATAAGTTTGAAGCCGGCACACCGAATATTTCTGGGGCGATTGGATTAGCAAGTGCGATCAAGTATTTGGAAGAAATTGGTTTAGATACCATCACAAAACATGAACAGGAACTAGTCGAGTATGTGTTGCCAAAATTACTAGCGATTGATGGGTTTGAGTTATATGGACCAAGAGAAGCGAGAAAACATACTGGTGTGATTGCCTTTAACATTAAAGGCGTACATCCACATGACTTGGCAACCGCATTAGACATGCAAGGCGTGGCGATTCGAGCGGGACATCATTGTGCTCAGCCATTGCTTCGCTATTTGGCTGTTCATTCAACAGCAAGAGCAAGTTTTTATTTTTACAATACCAAAGAAGATGCTGATTCATTAGTTGAATCAATCATCGCTGCAAAGGAGTTTTTCTCAGATGGCTTTATCTAG
- the sufU gene encoding Fe-S cluster assembly sulfur transfer protein SufU — translation MALSRLDNLYRQVILDHTNHPHNKGVLDEATSQIELNNPTCGDVIQLQLAMKDGVIDEIAFDGHGCSISMASASMMTDAVKGKTEKEAIEIIADFLELVQGENIGEKKKVLKDAQMLGGVAKFPARIKCATLAWKALERGIIEDNQTVVTEELHSEE, via the coding sequence ATGGCTTTATCTAGATTAGACAATCTTTATCGACAAGTTATTTTAGATCATACCAATCACCCACACAACAAAGGGGTATTGGATGAAGCGACTAGCCAAATTGAATTGAATAACCCAACGTGTGGGGATGTGATTCAATTACAACTTGCGATGAAAGATGGGGTAATTGATGAGATTGCCTTTGACGGTCATGGCTGTTCAATCAGTATGGCAAGTGCCAGTATGATGACTGACGCGGTAAAAGGAAAAACCGAAAAAGAAGCCATTGAAATCATTGCCGACTTTTTAGAGTTGGTGCAAGGTGAGAACATTGGTGAGAAGAAAAAAGTCTTGAAAGATGCTCAAATGCTAGGGGGCGTGGCAAAATTTCCTGCGAGGATAAAATGTGCAACACTAGCGTGGAAAGCATTAGAGCGTGGGATTATTGAAGACAATCAAACGGTTGTAACCGAAGAATTACATAGTGAAGAATAA
- the sufB gene encoding Fe-S cluster assembly protein SufB: protein MSEVPQLEEYKFGFHDDVQPIYTTGEGLTEEIVRAISAKKEEPEWMLEFRLKSLEAFHKMPMQTWGPDLSDMDFDKINYYQKPSDKPARDWDDVPDKIKETFERIGIPEAERKYLAGASAQYESEVVYHNMKEEFQKLGIVFTDTDTALKEYPDLFKQYFASLVPPTDNKLAALNSAVWSGGTFIYVPKGVRVDVPLQTYFRINAENTGQFERTLIIVDEGASVHYVEGCTAPTYSSNSLHAAIVEIFTLKDAYCRYTTIQNWSDNVYNLVTKRARADQGATVEWIDGNLGAKTTMKYPSVYLEGEGARGTMLSVAFAGANQIQDTGAKMIHNAPNTSSSIVSKSIAKDGGEVNYRGQVTFSKQSEGSISHIECDTIIMDELSKSDTIPFNEIHNSHVALEHEAKVSKISEEQLYYLMSRGLSEEEATEMIVMGFVEPFTKELPMEYAVELNRLISYEMEGSVG, encoded by the coding sequence GTGAGTGAGGTACCACAATTAGAAGAGTATAAATTTGGTTTTCACGACGATGTGCAACCGATCTATACAACAGGTGAAGGATTAACAGAAGAGATTGTTCGCGCGATTTCGGCTAAAAAAGAAGAACCAGAATGGATGCTTGAGTTTCGTTTGAAATCACTGGAAGCATTCCACAAAATGCCAATGCAAACATGGGGACCAGATTTATCTGACATGGACTTTGATAAGATTAACTATTATCAAAAACCAAGTGATAAACCAGCCCGTGATTGGGATGATGTGCCAGATAAAATCAAAGAAACTTTTGAACGTATCGGGATTCCAGAAGCAGAACGTAAATATCTAGCTGGAGCAAGTGCGCAGTATGAATCAGAAGTGGTGTATCACAACATGAAAGAAGAATTCCAAAAATTGGGAATCGTCTTTACTGATACAGACACCGCATTAAAAGAGTACCCGGATTTATTTAAACAATATTTTGCCTCTTTAGTGCCACCAACCGATAATAAATTAGCAGCATTAAACTCAGCAGTATGGTCTGGTGGAACCTTTATCTATGTACCAAAAGGCGTGCGAGTAGATGTGCCACTACAAACATACTTCCGTATTAACGCTGAAAATACTGGACAGTTTGAGCGTACGTTGATCATTGTTGATGAAGGGGCAAGCGTGCATTATGTGGAAGGATGTACGGCACCAACTTATTCAAGCAATAGTTTGCATGCGGCGATTGTTGAGATTTTTACCTTAAAAGATGCGTATTGCCGTTACACAACCATCCAAAACTGGTCTGACAACGTGTATAACTTAGTAACAAAACGTGCTCGTGCAGATCAAGGAGCAACAGTGGAATGGATTGATGGAAACTTAGGGGCTAAAACAACAATGAAATACCCTAGTGTTTATCTTGAAGGAGAAGGCGCGCGTGGAACGATGTTATCTGTTGCGTTTGCTGGAGCGAATCAAATTCAAGATACTGGGGCAAAAATGATTCACAACGCACCAAACACATCAAGCTCAATTGTTTCTAAATCAATCGCTAAAGATGGTGGAGAAGTGAACTATCGTGGACAAGTAACTTTCTCTAAACAAAGTGAAGGGTCAATCTCACATATTGAGTGTGACACGATTATTATGGATGAATTATCGAAGAGTGATACGATTCCATTTAACGAAATCCACAATAGTCACGTGGCATTGGAACATGAAGCCAAAGTATCAAAAATCTCTGAAGAACAACTTTACTACTTGATGAGTCGTGGTTTGTCAGAAGAAGAAGCGACAGAGATGATTGTCATGGGATTTGTGGAACCATTTACGAAAGAATTGCCAATGGAATATGCCGTTGAATTAAATAGACTGATTTCATATGAGATGGAAGGCAGTGTAGGTTAA
- a CDS encoding GNAT family acetyltransferase — protein MALITVSLKELLENSESMEDVETLLHTFFCVKDSETNFGKDVQDFLHKKAINFENAAISRTFLVIYSDEKISYLAGYFSLANKPLSMTGKNFGKLSQSKKKMLLGSGHKTDKNNYVCPSVLLGQLGKNCNYPQDIEDSQKVEGKDILKASYEKIRDIYTLFGGKVLYLECDNNVKLRNFYNGNGFSLLEGYESEKDMLVFVKKLSQV, from the coding sequence TTGGCATTAATTACTGTTAGTTTAAAAGAGCTGTTAGAAAATTCAGAGAGTATGGAGGATGTTGAAACGCTCCTCCATACTTTTTTTTGTGTAAAAGATTCTGAAACAAACTTTGGGAAAGATGTACAAGATTTTTTACACAAAAAAGCGATAAATTTTGAGAATGCTGCAATTTCGAGAACGTTTTTAGTTATTTATAGTGATGAAAAAATTAGTTATTTAGCTGGTTATTTTTCATTAGCGAATAAGCCACTAAGTATGACAGGTAAAAATTTTGGAAAACTATCTCAATCTAAGAAAAAAATGCTTTTAGGCAGTGGTCATAAGACTGATAAAAATAATTATGTTTGTCCATCTGTTCTATTAGGACAACTTGGAAAAAATTGTAATTATCCTCAAGATATAGAAGATTCACAGAAAGTTGAGGGTAAAGATATTTTAAAAGCCTCTTATGAAAAAATAAGAGATATTTATACTTTGTTTGGTGGCAAAGTTTTATATCTTGAATGTGATAATAATGTAAAACTAAGAAATTTTTATAATGGGAATGGATTTAGTTTATTGGAAGGTTATGAATCTGAAAAAGATATGCTAGTATTTGTTAAAAAATTATCGCAAGTATAA
- a CDS encoding helicase-related protein → MSQYPQFIDNKRKTLAETLRTIAPNYNVLRIATGYWDLSGTLELIDEIKDYTKIQLLIGQEPLANHLQKKFNISINENDLFPDSYVQSDLEEYGTTNQINELRETARKIVSLIKEGCLEVKVFRQPRLHAKAYIFGELGDGKSVGIIGSSNFTKAGLTTSQELNFLTDDYKIVEFEPKTDNQENGHITWFDELWNDDGAEDWTGDFTQIISNSPVGDKTYGPYDVYIKTLMEVFPDELIDISPFDTDIERVLHEFQNQNALSLRRKLDTMGVAMLSDSVGLGKTITAAAIIKQYIYDDKVNIAIIPPASLKQQWVDELESDRWNLVEHRDFEIYTQQDSNKIEDLIEKSKSRRNTRGEIDLFVIDEAHNLRNSGSTRHQQILELFQENPNAKVLLLTATPINNSLMDFANQIQLGSKGDLVSVNVPYATGNSQLEYIDFFEALKRIQSQISRAEKNGEKLDWNIYRKSLTSGIRHYLVRSTRQGVIKRNAMKSNVEGQKLFPDTKVEQFSYSYGKDNSKLVKATIEAQISNVFEGLDPRLLNLDFVSEITQRTIHPIDLYSNIHRLQEDNQNEQIFEDNDISENYLDIKILNSNMSETVISLLFQLINFLGFTPYKPDSYRNEIYGKSIPEVRSMSISSKIRTQLAIHNMLHVTWLKRLESSMMALKKSISNYKHRIEFFETWLEKGYIINLSDASLLENEYGEDIDRAFEDYEQYLSELEEAMDGDDEYIKKRGIERKEADEDIYNLVQLRKDIDRDKSIINLLLSLLDLLTQEGSDEKLNAFVSRLCEQINEGKHGGKVLVFSFFSDTVDYLRDTLPRLLENRIPGFNKQSAFVSGNSKEVEDIAKRFSPNSKKYQLKSDEVELNFLFATDVLSEGQNLQDAGILVNYDLHWNPVRMIQRNGRINRLGSCFDEVLIANATPSDDLETYLKLVKRIERKIDTINSTVGNDQSILGEEANPIEFNDMLDYYNENEVIASEAASRLENQGDPLDWTDDYSLELRSFLEEHKEDGEMERIKAIPKGKWNYLPQTKKTIIDPSEVIGLYTTNGKITGTGEKIKDVSFVKIAFSGQSRGPFQSIRTEYMEEQEALRRIKTTPDDNGISMDTIKVNREEYISKGKVEVKVHFDSNKTAFDLKSPSHIKALEIVGTYFTLDVLGIVRKGIQRSNEKREFEQLVRKLNKEVKESGTPYSTTIRKFEVFIKKLLDKENQEQKIDKIEGVLFYANSEKA, encoded by the coding sequence ATGAGTCAATATCCACAATTTATTGATAATAAGAGAAAGACTTTAGCAGAAACGTTACGTACAATCGCACCCAATTATAATGTTCTTCGTATAGCTACGGGTTATTGGGATCTATCAGGAACACTGGAACTAATAGATGAAATTAAAGATTATACTAAAATTCAATTATTAATTGGACAAGAACCTTTAGCAAACCATCTTCAAAAAAAATTTAATATTTCAATTAATGAAAATGATTTATTTCCAGATAGTTATGTTCAATCTGATTTAGAGGAGTATGGTACAACTAATCAAATTAATGAATTACGTGAGACAGCACGTAAAATTGTAAGTCTAATTAAAGAAGGCTGTTTAGAAGTAAAAGTATTTAGGCAACCTAGATTACACGCCAAAGCATACATATTCGGAGAATTAGGCGATGGAAAATCTGTTGGGATAATTGGATCATCTAACTTTACAAAAGCGGGTCTTACTACTAGTCAGGAACTAAACTTTTTAACCGATGATTATAAAATAGTAGAGTTTGAACCAAAAACGGACAATCAAGAGAACGGTCATATCACTTGGTTTGATGAGTTATGGAACGATGATGGGGCGGAGGATTGGACTGGTGATTTTACACAAATAATTAGTAACAGTCCAGTGGGTGATAAAACTTATGGTCCATACGACGTATATATAAAGACATTGATGGAAGTTTTTCCAGATGAGCTGATTGATATATCTCCATTCGATACTGATATCGAAAGAGTTTTGCATGAATTCCAAAATCAAAATGCACTTAGTCTACGTAGGAAATTAGATACTATGGGCGTTGCTATGCTTTCCGATTCTGTAGGACTAGGTAAAACCATAACAGCTGCAGCTATAATTAAACAATATATTTATGATGATAAGGTGAATATAGCTATTATTCCACCTGCGTCACTAAAGCAACAATGGGTAGATGAATTAGAAAGTGATAGATGGAATTTAGTAGAACATAGAGATTTTGAAATATACACTCAGCAGGATAGTAACAAAATTGAAGACTTAATTGAGAAATCAAAAAGTCGTAGAAATACAAGGGGTGAAATAGATTTATTTGTGATAGACGAAGCTCATAACTTAAGAAATTCAGGCTCTACACGACATCAACAAATATTAGAATTATTTCAGGAAAATCCAAATGCTAAAGTTTTACTTCTTACGGCAACACCAATAAATAATTCACTTATGGATTTCGCTAATCAAATTCAACTTGGTTCAAAGGGTGATTTAGTTTCTGTAAATGTTCCTTACGCAACAGGAAACTCCCAATTAGAATACATTGATTTCTTTGAAGCATTAAAAAGAATTCAATCACAGATAAGTAGGGCAGAAAAAAATGGTGAAAAATTAGATTGGAACATCTATCGAAAATCATTGACTTCTGGTATTAGGCATTATTTAGTTCGTTCTACAAGACAAGGTGTAATAAAAAGAAATGCAATGAAAAGCAATGTTGAGGGACAAAAACTATTCCCTGATACAAAAGTTGAACAATTTTCATATAGTTACGGGAAAGATAATTCAAAATTGGTAAAAGCAACGATTGAGGCACAGATTAGCAATGTTTTTGAAGGTCTAGATCCAAGGTTGTTAAATCTAGATTTTGTAAGTGAAATTACACAGAGAACGATTCATCCGATTGATTTGTATTCTAATATACATAGACTTCAAGAGGATAATCAGAACGAACAAATATTTGAAGATAATGATATTTCAGAAAATTACTTAGATATTAAAATATTAAATAGTAACATGTCGGAAACGGTAATATCGCTTCTTTTTCAATTAATTAATTTTCTAGGATTTACACCCTATAAGCCTGACTCTTATCGTAATGAAATATATGGTAAATCTATTCCAGAAGTCCGTTCTATGAGTATCTCTTCTAAAATAAGAACGCAGTTAGCTATTCATAACATGCTGCATGTAACTTGGTTAAAACGCTTGGAGTCATCAATGATGGCTTTAAAAAAATCTATTTCCAATTATAAACATAGAATTGAATTTTTCGAAACTTGGTTAGAAAAAGGCTATATCATAAATTTATCTGATGCATCGTTGTTGGAAAATGAGTATGGGGAAGATATTGATAGAGCCTTTGAGGACTATGAACAATATCTTTCCGAATTAGAAGAGGCAATGGATGGCGATGATGAGTATATTAAGAAACGTGGTATAGAGCGTAAAGAAGCAGATGAAGATATTTATAATTTGGTGCAACTACGAAAAGACATAGATCGTGATAAATCAATTATTAATCTATTATTAAGTTTACTAGACTTACTAACACAAGAAGGTTCTGATGAAAAACTAAATGCTTTTGTATCACGCCTATGTGAGCAAATCAATGAAGGCAAACATGGTGGAAAAGTGCTAGTTTTTAGTTTCTTTTCTGATACAGTGGATTATTTGAGAGATACATTGCCTCGATTATTAGAAAATAGAATACCAGGATTTAACAAGCAATCAGCATTCGTTTCAGGTAATAGTAAAGAAGTAGAAGATATTGCTAAGAGATTCTCTCCTAATAGTAAAAAATATCAGTTGAAATCTGATGAAGTAGAGTTGAATTTTTTATTTGCAACAGATGTCTTGTCAGAAGGACAAAATCTTCAAGATGCAGGGATTTTAGTGAATTATGATTTACATTGGAACCCAGTGAGAATGATACAAAGAAATGGGCGTATTAATCGTTTGGGATCATGTTTTGATGAAGTTCTAATTGCCAATGCAACTCCAAGCGATGATTTAGAGACATATTTAAAACTAGTTAAAAGAATTGAACGTAAAATTGATACCATCAATTCAACAGTAGGTAACGATCAAAGTATATTAGGTGAAGAAGCGAATCCGATTGAATTTAATGATATGCTTGATTATTATAACGAAAATGAAGTAATAGCTAGTGAAGCAGCTTCTAGATTAGAAAATCAAGGGGATCCCCTTGATTGGACTGATGATTATTCACTAGAATTGAGGTCTTTTTTAGAAGAGCATAAAGAAGATGGAGAGATGGAGAGAATAAAAGCAATTCCTAAAGGAAAATGGAACTATCTTCCTCAAACTAAAAAAACAATTATTGATCCTTCAGAAGTGATAGGATTATATACAACTAATGGAAAAATCACAGGAACTGGTGAAAAAATTAAAGATGTAAGTTTTGTAAAAATTGCATTTTCTGGTCAAAGTAGAGGTCCTTTCCAATCCATTAGAACAGAATATATGGAAGAACAAGAAGCTTTAAGACGAATAAAAACAACGCCTGATGATAATGGTATCAGCATGGATACAATTAAGGTGAATAGGGAAGAATATATATCTAAAGGAAAAGTAGAAGTAAAAGTGCATTTTGATTCAAATAAAACTGCTTTTGATTTAAAGTCACCTTCTCATATAAAAGCTTTAGAAATTGTAGGGACATACTTTACATTGGATGTATTGGGTATAGTTAGAAAAGGTATTCAAAGATCAAATGAGAAGCGTGAATTTGAACAACTTGTAAGAAAGTTAAATAAGGAAGTAAAAGAATCAGGTACTCCATATTCTACAACTATTCGAAAATTTGAAGTTTTTATTAAAAAACTTTTAGATAAAGAAAATCAGGAACAAAAAATAGATAAAATTGAAGGAGTATTATTTTATGCTAACAGCGAAAAGGCTTAG